The following proteins come from a genomic window of Miscanthus floridulus cultivar M001 chromosome 2, ASM1932011v1, whole genome shotgun sequence:
- the LOC136537895 gene encoding AP-1 complex subunit sigma-1-like, whose product MINFVLLISRQGKVRLTKWYSPYTQKERTKVIRELSGLILPRGPKLCNFVEWRGYKVIYRRYASLYFCMCIDADDNELEVLEIIHHFVEILDRYFGSVCELDLIFNFHKAYYILDEILIAGELQESSKKNVARLIAAQDSLVEAAKEEASSISNIIAQATK is encoded by the exons ATG ATTAATTTCGTGCTCTTGATCAGCCGGCAGGGTAAGGTGAGGCTCACCAAGTGGTATTCTCCGTACACCCAGAAGGAGAGGACCAAG GTTATTCGCGAACTCAGTGGACTCATTCTTCCACGAGGGCCCAAACTCTGCAACTTTGTTGAGTGGAGAGGTTACAAGGTCATATACCGGAG GTATGCCAGCCTGTATTTCTGCATGTGCATTGATGCTGATGACAATGAGCTTGAAGTCCTTGAAATCATCCATCATTTCGTTGAGATACTGGACCGCTATTTTGGCAGT GTATGTGAACTGGATTTGATATTCAATTTCCATAAG GCCTACTACATACTGGATGAGATTCTCATCGCTGGTGAACTTCAAGAATCTAGCAAGAAAAATGTTGCAAGACTTATTGCTGCACAG GATTCGTTAGTCGAGGCTGCTAAAGAGGAAGCCAGCTCCATAAGTAATATCATTGCTCAGGCTACAAAATAA